A genomic segment from Geitlerinema sp. PCC 7407 encodes:
- a CDS encoding M48 family metallopeptidase, with the protein MANFLSPLTKLLPRRWLYSALSLTIALGICVGTPYAGQAASLFDLIFRGIQVIQLSNISDRQEVQIGRQINQQLVSREVRLYRDPAINDYVNQVGQRIASTSSRPNLPYTFQVVRDDSVNAFATMGGFVYVNTGLLKAAENEAQLASVLAHETGHIAGRHAIQQMRQAVIAQGLTEAAGIDSSIAVQIGVDLAVRRPNSRKDELEADNLGITNLRRAGYAPEAAIAFMEKLQGGGGPAFLRTHPHPQDRVSAMRRQIGQSETFDGSEEASSGVSDSSAGVTGDRGLDNAAYRAKIQRLL; encoded by the coding sequence ATGGCTAACTTTCTGTCTCCGCTCACTAAGCTTTTGCCGCGTCGGTGGCTATATTCTGCCCTGTCCCTCACCATTGCTCTGGGTATCTGCGTTGGGACGCCCTACGCAGGCCAGGCAGCGTCGCTGTTTGATCTGATCTTTCGCGGCATCCAGGTGATCCAGCTCTCCAATATCTCCGATCGTCAAGAGGTCCAGATTGGTCGCCAGATCAACCAGCAGCTGGTCAGTCGCGAGGTGCGGCTCTATCGAGACCCAGCAATCAATGACTATGTCAACCAAGTCGGGCAGCGCATTGCGTCGACGAGTTCTCGGCCCAATCTGCCCTACACCTTCCAGGTGGTCCGGGACGACAGCGTGAATGCCTTTGCGACCATGGGCGGTTTCGTCTACGTCAATACGGGTCTGCTGAAAGCCGCCGAAAACGAAGCGCAGTTGGCGAGTGTGCTGGCTCACGAAACGGGACATATTGCCGGACGCCACGCGATCCAGCAGATGCGTCAGGCGGTGATCGCCCAGGGTTTGACCGAGGCCGCCGGGATTGACAGCAGCATCGCGGTGCAGATCGGGGTGGACCTGGCGGTGCGCCGTCCCAACAGCCGCAAAGACGAGCTAGAGGCCGATAACCTGGGGATTACGAACCTGCGGCGGGCGGGCTACGCCCCCGAAGCGGCGATCGCCTTCATGGAGAAACTCCAGGGCGGTGGCGGTCCGGCATTCCTGCGGACCCACCCCCACCCCCAAGATCGCGTATCGGCGATGCGTCGGCAGATCGGCCAATCTGAAACCTTCGACGGCTCTGAAGAAGCTTCCAGTGGCGTTTCTGACTCCTCTGCGGGAGTCACGGGCGATCGCGGTCTAGACAACGCAGCCTACCGCGCCAAGATTCAGCGCCTGCTGTAG
- a CDS encoding metallophosphoesterase family protein produces the protein MENESHRRIFIGDVHGHYDGLMTLLAAIAPGDQDRVYFLGDLIDRGPKSAQVVEFVKESPYTCILGNHEQLLLDSFPNSQPAMSPLQAWLYSGGYATVASYGDDGIPIDHLDWMRSLPTHLDLGDVWLAHAGVHPKFPIEEQTPHDYCWIRDEFHSIPQPYFDNKLIIVGHTITFTLPGVSPGEIAQGNGWLDIDTGAYHPKSGWLTGLDLTNRMIYQVNVFQDTQRVLPLDEAVTRIEPSQVLARRKVFGSR, from the coding sequence ATGGAGAATGAAAGCCACCGCCGAATTTTTATCGGCGATGTCCACGGTCATTATGATGGCTTAATGACCTTGCTAGCGGCGATCGCCCCAGGGGATCAAGACCGGGTCTATTTCCTCGGGGATTTGATCGATCGGGGTCCAAAAAGCGCCCAGGTCGTCGAGTTTGTCAAAGAAAGTCCTTACACCTGCATTCTCGGCAACCACGAGCAGCTCCTGCTCGACTCCTTTCCCAACAGTCAGCCCGCCATGTCCCCGCTCCAGGCTTGGCTCTACAGCGGCGGCTACGCCACCGTCGCGAGCTATGGCGACGACGGCATCCCGATCGACCACCTCGACTGGATGCGATCGCTGCCGACCCACCTAGACCTTGGCGATGTCTGGCTCGCCCACGCTGGCGTCCATCCCAAGTTTCCTATCGAGGAGCAGACGCCCCACGACTACTGCTGGATTCGGGACGAGTTTCACAGCATTCCTCAACCGTATTTCGATAACAAGCTGATCATCGTCGGCCACACCATCACCTTCACCCTTCCCGGCGTTTCCCCCGGCGAGATCGCCCAGGGAAACGGCTGGCTCGACATTGACACCGGCGCCTACCATCCCAAAAGCGGCTGGCTGACGGGCCTTGACCTCACCAACCGGATGATCTACCAGGTCAACGTTTTCCAAGATACCCAGCGGGTCTTGCCCCTCGATGAGGCGGTCACGCGCATCGAGCCTTCCCAAGTCCTAGCTCGCCGCAAGGTCTTTGGCTCTCGCTAG